One Mycolicibacterium crocinum DNA window includes the following coding sequences:
- a CDS encoding alpha/beta hydrolase fold domain-containing protein has translation MPSAASRLVPLILRATGRGKPLSDAVAARQRVAERALRPLPFGPSRLRDDVEIRAEHDGWPIYTVSPAGGRARHRAVYVHGGGWVNEIEPAHWRLIAQLAAETQTAVRVPIYPLIPWGTAGEVVPRVAKLVTAEIALVGSRRTFLLGDSAGGQIALSSTIWLRDNGFEQPDRIFLIAPMLDAAMTNPEIAMVEPRDPWLARPGIAEYVRYWRGGLSIDDPLVSPLSAELTGLTALTLFTGTRDILNPDAHLLARRATAAGVDVDFVEGEGMVHVYPLLPIPEGRAARRRIVDAINGTPPRVV, from the coding sequence ATGCCGAGTGCGGCTAGCCGACTGGTACCGCTGATACTGCGCGCCACCGGACGGGGGAAGCCCCTGTCCGACGCTGTCGCCGCGCGTCAGCGAGTCGCCGAGCGAGCGTTGCGGCCCCTGCCTTTCGGGCCGTCACGGCTACGCGACGATGTCGAGATCAGGGCCGAACACGACGGGTGGCCGATCTACACGGTGTCACCCGCAGGCGGGCGCGCCCGCCATCGGGCGGTGTATGTGCACGGTGGCGGGTGGGTCAATGAGATCGAGCCGGCGCACTGGCGGCTGATCGCCCAGCTGGCCGCCGAGACGCAGACGGCGGTGCGGGTCCCGATCTACCCCCTCATCCCTTGGGGTACCGCAGGTGAGGTGGTGCCGCGGGTCGCCAAGCTCGTCACTGCCGAGATTGCACTGGTGGGGTCGCGGCGGACCTTCCTGCTCGGCGATTCGGCCGGCGGCCAGATCGCATTATCGTCGACAATCTGGCTGCGCGACAATGGGTTTGAGCAACCGGACCGGATATTCCTGATCGCGCCGATGCTGGACGCCGCGATGACCAATCCCGAGATCGCGATGGTGGAACCGCGGGATCCGTGGCTGGCCCGTCCCGGTATCGCCGAGTACGTGCGCTACTGGCGCGGTGGACTGAGCATCGACGACCCCTTGGTCAGCCCGTTGTCGGCGGAACTGACGGGATTGACGGCGCTGACGCTCTTCACCGGAACCCGCGACATCCTCAACCCGGACGCGCACCTGTTGGCCCGCAGGGCAACGGCGGCCGGGGTCGATGTCGATTTCGTCGAGGGCGAGGGCATGGTGCACGTCTATCCCCTGCTACCGATACCCGAAGGGCGTGCCGCGCGCCGACGAATCGTCGACGCCATCAACGGCACGCCCCCGAGGGTCGTTTAG
- a CDS encoding formate/nitrite transporter family protein, with translation MSTTSQRQLGESDSPIEDELEAAFNRMVDEGSQRLHRSWREVLVTGFFGGTEVAIGVLAYLSVLHETHNQLLAGLAFSIGFLALLLGRSELFTEGFLVPVTTVAAKRASVAQLAKLWSGTLVANLVGGWMIMALIIAAFPKLKAQTIESAEHFVSAPLSVQTLALAVLGGMAITLMTRMQHGTDSVPGKIAAAVAGAFVLAGLQLFHSILDSLLIFGALSTGEAPFGYLDWLGWFWYTLVGNIVGGLVLVTLLRLLRSKERLKDERRDAEDPATT, from the coding sequence GTGAGTACAACGAGCCAGCGCCAACTGGGCGAGTCCGACAGTCCGATCGAGGACGAACTCGAAGCCGCCTTCAACCGGATGGTGGACGAGGGCAGCCAGCGTCTGCATCGCAGCTGGCGTGAAGTGTTGGTGACCGGGTTCTTCGGAGGCACTGAGGTCGCGATCGGCGTGCTCGCGTATCTGTCCGTCCTGCACGAGACGCACAACCAGCTACTGGCCGGGCTGGCGTTCTCCATCGGATTCCTGGCCCTGCTCCTCGGTCGCAGCGAGCTGTTCACCGAAGGCTTCCTGGTTCCCGTGACGACGGTGGCCGCCAAGCGGGCCAGCGTGGCTCAGCTCGCGAAACTATGGAGCGGCACACTGGTGGCCAACCTTGTCGGCGGCTGGATGATCATGGCGCTCATCATCGCGGCGTTCCCCAAGCTCAAGGCGCAAACCATTGAATCCGCGGAGCATTTCGTAAGTGCGCCGCTCTCGGTGCAGACGCTGGCGCTCGCGGTGCTGGGCGGCATGGCGATCACATTGATGACGCGTATGCAGCACGGTACCGACTCGGTGCCCGGCAAGATCGCCGCCGCCGTAGCCGGGGCCTTCGTGCTGGCCGGACTCCAGCTGTTCCATTCGATCCTGGACTCGCTGTTGATCTTTGGCGCCCTGTCCACCGGCGAAGCACCGTTCGGTTATCTCGATTGGCTCGGGTGGTTCTGGTACACCCTGGTCGGCAACATCGTCGGCGGGCTGGTGCTGGTGACCTTGCTGCGGCTGTTGCGCAGCAAGGAGCGCTTGAAGGACGAGCGCCGCGATGCCGAGGACCCGGCGACGACGTGA
- a CDS encoding PucR family transcriptional regulator, with the protein MQLTLSDILELPSVQRGEPEVVCTGPMDHPVRWVHVSDLADLSGLLTGGELVLTTGQALADPARRDAYLPGLAQAGAVGVVIELGLHIDRLPESVRAVGEALSLPVIVLHRPVRFIDVTEEVHRRIVADQYAEVAYAQRVHEAFTALSMRRASVDQIICAAAEMLDTPVVLEDLNRQVLAFDGRGIAAAELLTDWERRSRLAGSDTWTACAVGPHREEWGRLIAPRVAADQRAVMTLERAAQALALNRMVEQNRSSLELRAQSGLVDELRRGRITDEAEATARAHALGLRPALTYVPMTVRLRESSGADQVVIAQRRVRTLDAIMHAVRSAGHTGLAATRDDGQIDIVLAPQRTSTLEQVCTAIRQAVIRLDGVSGCAIGVGPESSRLVDAVGGLREAAHVAEVAIAMPLQDKPFHRVSDVRLRGLLSLIRTDPRVQAFAETELAGLLAHRAKHGDEAFDLLRHFLEAGGNKAELARTLHMSRPTLYARLDALERIVGLELDDAESRTSLHVAMLILSA; encoded by the coding sequence ATGCAGCTGACGCTCTCCGACATTCTCGAGCTGCCGTCGGTGCAACGGGGCGAGCCGGAGGTGGTGTGCACCGGACCGATGGACCACCCGGTGCGCTGGGTGCATGTCAGCGATCTCGCCGACCTGTCGGGCCTGCTGACCGGCGGCGAACTGGTGCTGACCACCGGTCAGGCGCTGGCCGACCCGGCTCGGCGGGACGCGTATCTGCCGGGGCTGGCCCAGGCCGGCGCGGTCGGCGTGGTGATCGAGCTCGGCCTGCATATCGACCGACTTCCGGAGTCGGTGCGCGCCGTCGGCGAGGCGCTGTCGCTGCCGGTGATCGTGTTGCACCGGCCGGTGCGCTTCATCGACGTCACCGAAGAGGTGCATCGCCGGATCGTTGCCGACCAGTACGCCGAAGTCGCGTACGCCCAGCGGGTGCACGAGGCGTTCACCGCATTGAGCATGCGCCGCGCCTCGGTCGACCAGATCATCTGTGCGGCAGCGGAAATGCTCGATACCCCGGTGGTGCTGGAGGATCTCAACCGGCAGGTGCTGGCGTTCGACGGGCGGGGCATCGCGGCGGCGGAGCTGCTAACCGACTGGGAGCGGCGGTCGCGGTTGGCGGGCAGCGATACGTGGACGGCTTGCGCGGTGGGGCCGCACCGGGAGGAGTGGGGCCGGCTGATCGCGCCGCGGGTCGCGGCCGATCAACGCGCGGTGATGACGTTGGAGCGTGCGGCCCAGGCGCTGGCCTTGAATCGGATGGTCGAGCAGAACCGCAGCTCGCTGGAACTGCGGGCCCAGAGCGGACTCGTCGACGAGCTGCGTCGCGGCCGGATCACCGACGAGGCCGAGGCCACGGCCCGCGCCCATGCCCTCGGTCTGCGCCCCGCGCTGACCTATGTGCCGATGACGGTGCGGCTACGGGAGAGCTCGGGCGCCGATCAGGTCGTGATCGCTCAGCGTCGGGTGCGCACGCTGGACGCGATCATGCACGCCGTGCGGTCCGCCGGTCATACCGGTCTGGCGGCCACCCGCGACGACGGGCAGATCGACATCGTGCTGGCGCCGCAGCGCACCAGCACCCTCGAGCAGGTGTGCACCGCGATTCGCCAGGCGGTCATTCGCCTCGACGGGGTGAGTGGATGCGCGATCGGGGTCGGGCCGGAGTCCAGCCGTCTGGTCGACGCGGTGGGCGGGCTGCGCGAGGCTGCCCACGTCGCCGAGGTGGCTATTGCGATGCCCCTGCAGGACAAGCCATTTCACCGGGTATCGGACGTCCGTCTACGAGGGTTGCTGTCGCTCATCCGGACCGATCCGCGGGTCCAGGCATTCGCCGAGACGGAACTGGCCGGACTGCTGGCACATCGCGCCAAGCACGGCGACGAGGCGTTCGATCTCCTGCGGCATTTCCTCGAGGCCGGCGGCAACAAGGCCGAATTGGCCAGGACACTGCACATGTCCCGGCCTACGCTCTACGCCCGGCTGGACGCACTCGAGCGCATCGTCGGCCTCGAGCTCGACGATGCGGAGTCCCGGACGTCGTTGCATGTGGCGATGCTGATCCTGAGTGCGTGA
- a CDS encoding CoA-acylating methylmalonate-semialdehyde dehydrogenase has translation MTLTAPNTRVRTIAHWADGKNFAGSSDRTAAVTNPATGQVTGQVALADVADARAVIDAAAAAFPAWRDTSLAKRVSVLFAFRELLNARKEELAAIITAEHGKVLSDALGEVTRGQEVVEFACGIPHLLKGGMTENASTNVDVASIRQPLGPVAVISPFNFPAMVPMWFFPIAIATGNTVVLKPSEKDPSAALWIANLWAEAGLPAGVFNVLQGDKVAVDELLTNKAIKAVSFVGSTPIAQYIYSTATLHGKRVQALGGAKNHAVILPDADLDLAADAMINAGFGSAGERCMAISAAVAVGPIADELVAKIAERATSLKIGDGTRNTDMGPLVTKAHRDKVASYIDAGEADGATIVVDGRGTQVDGDEDGFWLGPTLIDNVTPEMSVYTDEIFGPVLSVVRVDSYDEALELINSNPYGNGTAIFTNDGGAARRFQNEVEVGMVGINVPIPVPTAYYSFGGWKSSLFGDTHAHGTEGVHFFTRGKVVTTRWLDPSHGGINLGFPQNT, from the coding sequence ATGACCCTCACCGCGCCCAACACCCGCGTCCGGACCATCGCCCACTGGGCCGACGGCAAGAACTTCGCCGGCAGCAGCGACCGGACGGCCGCCGTCACCAACCCGGCCACCGGCCAGGTCACCGGTCAGGTTGCGCTGGCCGACGTCGCCGACGCCCGCGCGGTGATCGACGCCGCTGCCGCCGCGTTCCCGGCCTGGCGCGACACCTCACTGGCCAAGCGGGTCTCGGTGCTGTTCGCATTCCGGGAGCTGCTGAACGCCCGCAAGGAAGAACTGGCCGCGATCATCACCGCCGAGCACGGCAAAGTGCTCTCCGACGCCCTCGGCGAGGTCACCCGCGGTCAGGAAGTCGTCGAATTCGCCTGCGGCATACCGCATCTCCTCAAGGGCGGGATGACCGAGAACGCCTCGACCAACGTCGACGTCGCCTCGATCCGCCAGCCGCTCGGCCCGGTCGCCGTCATCAGCCCGTTCAACTTCCCCGCCATGGTGCCCATGTGGTTCTTCCCCATCGCGATCGCCACCGGAAACACCGTGGTGCTCAAGCCTTCTGAGAAGGATCCGTCGGCCGCGCTGTGGATCGCCAACCTGTGGGCCGAGGCGGGTCTGCCTGCCGGCGTGTTCAACGTCCTGCAGGGCGACAAGGTCGCCGTCGACGAACTGCTGACCAACAAGGCCATCAAGGCCGTCTCGTTCGTCGGCTCCACCCCGATCGCGCAGTACATCTACTCCACCGCGACCTTGCATGGCAAGCGCGTCCAGGCTCTCGGCGGCGCCAAGAACCACGCGGTGATCCTGCCCGACGCCGACCTCGACCTGGCCGCCGATGCGATGATCAACGCCGGCTTCGGCTCGGCCGGTGAACGCTGCATGGCCATCTCGGCCGCCGTCGCCGTCGGCCCGATCGCCGACGAGCTGGTGGCCAAGATCGCCGAGCGCGCAACGTCATTGAAGATCGGCGACGGCACCCGCAACACCGACATGGGTCCGCTGGTGACCAAGGCCCACCGCGACAAGGTCGCCTCCTACATCGACGCCGGCGAGGCGGACGGCGCCACCATCGTGGTCGACGGACGGGGCACACAGGTCGACGGCGATGAAGACGGCTTCTGGCTGGGCCCCACCCTGATCGACAATGTCACCCCCGAGATGAGCGTCTACACCGACGAGATCTTCGGCCCGGTGCTCTCGGTGGTAAGGGTGGACTCCTACGACGAGGCTCTGGAGCTGATCAACTCGAACCCGTACGGCAACGGCACCGCGATCTTCACCAACGACGGTGGCGCGGCCCGGCGGTTCCAGAATGAGGTCGAGGTCGGCATGGTCGGCATCAACGTGCCGATCCCGGTGCCGACCGCCTACTACAGCTTCGGTGGCTGGAAGAGCTCGCTGTTCGGCGACACCCATGCCCACGGCACCGAGGGCGTGCACTTCTTCACGCGTGGCAAAGTAGTCACCACGCGGTGGCTCGATCCCTCTCATGGCGGCATCAACCTCGGCTTCCCGCAGAACACCTGA
- a CDS encoding aspartate aminotransferase family protein: MTTIDSHILPSGQDLDTARAEAARAYELDRAHVFHSWSAQAQIKPMTIVASEGSYVWDGDGNKLLDFSSQLVFTNIGHQHPKVVAAIAEQAAKLCTIAPQHANAARSEAARLIAERTPGDLNRVFFTNGGADAVEHAVRMARLHTGRYKVLSRYRSYHGGTDTAVNLTGDPRRYPNDYASSGVVHFNGPFLYRSSFFAENEQQESERALDYLERLIQHEGPASIAAIILESVPGTAGIMVPPPGYMAGVREICDRHGIVFIADEVMAGFGRTGKWFAIQNFDVVPDLMTFAKGVTSGYVPLGGVAINDAIYSTFADRAYPGGLTYSGHPLACGAAVATINAMEDEGMVANAARLGEQVLGPGLRELAARHPSVGEVRGLGVFWAIELVANQQTREPLAPYGGSSPAMNEVLAACKTGGLLPFANFNRIHAVPACNISDAEVAEGLAILDKALDVADGYVTG; this comes from the coding sequence ATGACGACTATCGATTCCCACATCCTGCCCAGCGGCCAGGACCTCGACACCGCCCGCGCCGAAGCCGCGCGGGCCTACGAGCTGGACCGCGCGCACGTCTTCCACTCCTGGTCGGCGCAGGCGCAGATCAAGCCGATGACTATCGTCGCGTCGGAGGGCTCCTACGTCTGGGACGGCGACGGCAACAAGCTGCTCGACTTCTCCTCGCAGCTGGTGTTCACCAATATCGGTCATCAGCACCCGAAGGTCGTGGCCGCGATCGCCGAGCAGGCCGCCAAGCTGTGCACGATCGCGCCGCAGCACGCGAACGCCGCCCGTTCGGAGGCGGCCCGGCTGATCGCCGAGCGCACCCCCGGTGACCTGAACCGGGTGTTCTTCACCAACGGTGGCGCCGACGCCGTCGAACACGCCGTGCGGATGGCGCGCCTGCACACCGGGCGCTACAAGGTGCTGTCCCGCTACCGCTCCTACCACGGCGGCACCGACACCGCGGTCAACCTGACCGGTGACCCGCGGCGCTACCCCAACGACTACGCCAGTTCCGGTGTCGTGCACTTCAACGGCCCGTTCCTGTATCGCTCCTCGTTCTTCGCCGAGAACGAGCAGCAGGAATCCGAGCGCGCGCTGGACTACCTGGAACGGCTGATCCAGCACGAGGGCCCGGCGTCGATCGCCGCGATCATCCTGGAATCCGTTCCGGGCACGGCAGGCATCATGGTGCCCCCGCCCGGATACATGGCCGGCGTGCGGGAAATCTGCGATCGCCACGGCATCGTGTTCATCGCCGACGAGGTGATGGCAGGGTTCGGCCGGACCGGAAAGTGGTTTGCAATCCAGAACTTTGACGTGGTGCCCGACCTCATGACGTTCGCCAAGGGTGTGACGTCGGGGTATGTGCCACTCGGCGGGGTGGCGATCAACGACGCGATCTACTCGACCTTCGCCGACCGCGCCTACCCGGGCGGTCTGACCTATTCGGGACACCCGCTGGCGTGCGGTGCGGCGGTCGCGACGATCAATGCGATGGAAGACGAGGGCATGGTGGCCAATGCCGCCCGACTCGGTGAGCAGGTGCTCGGCCCGGGGCTGCGGGAGCTGGCGGCCCGTCACCCGTCGGTCGGCGAGGTGCGCGGTCTCGGTGTGTTCTGGGCGATCGAGCTGGTGGCGAATCAGCAGACCCGGGAACCGCTGGCGCCCTACGGCGGTTCCAGCCCGGCGATGAACGAGGTGCTGGCCGCCTGCAAGACCGGTGGTCTGCTGCCGTTCGCGAACTTCAACCGGATCCACGCGGTACCGGCCTGCAACATCAGCGACGCCGAGGTCGCCGAGGGCCTGGCCATTCTAGACAAGGCGCTCGACGTCGCCGACGGGTATGTGACCGGCTAG
- a CDS encoding acyl-CoA dehydrogenase family protein translates to MTSTVQSEIRPLDVARGMRDLVVAQAGESERLRTIAPAVVEEMWASGLMTSFNPVPAGGVEPSFTEMIETWIEMAWQDGSFGWIGIANLPSSFAAAAYLPDEGFAEVFTANDNRVTMGGQFFPNGSGVTVDGGYRVSGSWSFGSGTGHSEYVCAGFFPMVDGQPVMGPGGLPDMQVAVIPRDEIVFKDGWHVQGLKGTGSYDYAVEDVFVPAGRTFPLFSSTPHRGSSPATRMGLMPVTAAGHASWALGVAKSMLDDVEELAATKFRMSDMASLASRPTFQKGLAHHVAAWRAARLLVLDAFGTAEAAVAAGEELTPTLRADMRVAAVYATDVAREAAEWAHLAAGTTSIREGSRLERAFRDIYTGTQHAFISEKVAIDAAQIWLGIIEDQPGL, encoded by the coding sequence ATGACGTCGACAGTTCAATCGGAGATCCGGCCGCTCGATGTGGCCCGCGGGATGCGCGACCTGGTGGTGGCCCAGGCCGGCGAGTCCGAGCGCCTGCGCACCATCGCCCCGGCCGTCGTCGAGGAGATGTGGGCCAGCGGACTGATGACGTCGTTCAATCCCGTCCCGGCTGGTGGAGTGGAGCCGTCGTTCACCGAGATGATCGAGACGTGGATCGAGATGGCCTGGCAGGACGGATCGTTCGGCTGGATCGGGATCGCCAACCTGCCGTCGTCATTCGCGGCCGCGGCCTACCTGCCCGACGAGGGCTTCGCGGAGGTGTTCACCGCGAACGACAACCGCGTCACGATGGGCGGCCAGTTCTTTCCCAACGGCTCGGGCGTCACCGTCGACGGCGGCTACCGAGTGAGCGGTTCGTGGAGTTTCGGGTCGGGCACCGGCCATTCCGAATATGTCTGCGCCGGATTCTTTCCGATGGTGGACGGCCAGCCGGTGATGGGACCCGGGGGACTACCCGATATGCAGGTGGCCGTGATCCCGCGCGACGAGATCGTGTTCAAGGACGGCTGGCATGTACAGGGCCTCAAGGGAACCGGCTCCTACGATTACGCAGTCGAGGATGTGTTCGTTCCGGCCGGGCGGACCTTCCCGCTGTTCTCCAGTACGCCGCACCGGGGCAGCTCGCCGGCCACCCGGATGGGACTGATGCCGGTCACCGCGGCCGGTCACGCGTCGTGGGCACTCGGCGTCGCCAAGAGCATGCTCGACGACGTCGAGGAGTTGGCGGCCACCAAGTTCCGGATGAGCGACATGGCGTCACTGGCCAGCCGGCCCACCTTCCAGAAGGGGCTGGCCCACCACGTCGCCGCCTGGCGGGCGGCGCGGCTGCTGGTGCTCGATGCGTTCGGCACCGCGGAAGCGGCGGTGGCGGCCGGCGAGGAGCTCACCCCCACGTTGCGCGCCGATATGCGCGTGGCGGCGGTGTATGCCACCGACGTGGCGCGCGAGGCCGCCGAGTGGGCGCACCTGGCGGCGGGGACCACCTCGATCCGCGAGGGCAGCCGCCTCGAACGCGCCTTCCGGGATATCTACACCGGCACCCAGCACGCGTTCATCAGCGAGAAGGTGGCCATCGACGCCGCCCAGATTTGGCTCGGCATCATCGAGGATCAGCCGGGGTTGTGA